Proteins from one Fuerstiella sp. genomic window:
- a CDS encoding FHA domain-containing protein, which produces MSVSLLVQLQLGMFVAVSTLLLKCNAFPAGELELLPEHLPVILGRSHSADITIADGRLSRFHAKIQLNSAGQFELVDLDSTNLSIVNAQEVTCYVLRHRDQILLGDTEFEVEVRLPRFDPHDQTTKDLPRME; this is translated from the coding sequence ATGTCGGTCAGTCTGCTTGTCCAGCTGCAGTTGGGTATGTTCGTGGCTGTTTCCACATTACTTTTGAAGTGCAACGCATTTCCTGCCGGAGAACTTGAACTGCTCCCGGAACATCTTCCGGTGATTCTCGGACGCAGTCATTCAGCCGACATCACAATTGCGGACGGCCGACTGAGTCGATTTCATGCAAAAATTCAACTGAATTCAGCCGGGCAGTTCGAACTTGTCGATCTGGATTCCACGAATCTCTCTATCGTCAATGCACAGGAGGTGACCTGTTATGTCCTCAGACACAGGGATCAAATCCTGCTCGGTGACACTGAATTTGAGGTAGAGGTTCGGCTTCCTCGATTCGATCCGCATGATCAGACCACCAAAGATCTGCCTCGGATGGAGTGA
- a CDS encoding segregation/condensation protein A produces MTLAEYRIDLGYFGGPLDLLLYLVRRHELDVCDVSLARITSEFNQHLEVLELLDLDLIGDFIVVASTLLEIKSREVLPEQPDLVDADAVEDLGSNELIQRLMEYRRFKQAAIQLEQRASEWLERYPRLTDDRPERAGKSIPDRVRGVEIWDLVSALTRIVRIPEIAEQTTIRMDETPLSVHQDRIRRRLQLEKRAEFSSFFDGEKNQVRIVGIFQAILELIRHERYRAEQFVDWGEIWILAPSATEEEDESI; encoded by the coding sequence ATGACGCTCGCGGAATACCGAATTGATCTTGGTTATTTTGGCGGTCCTCTGGATCTGTTGCTGTATCTTGTGCGCCGACATGAACTGGACGTCTGCGATGTTTCTCTGGCACGGATCACAAGTGAATTCAATCAGCATCTTGAGGTCCTGGAACTGCTGGATCTTGACCTGATCGGTGACTTCATTGTTGTGGCTTCAACGTTGCTGGAAATTAAGAGTCGGGAAGTGCTTCCGGAGCAGCCGGACCTAGTTGATGCGGATGCTGTCGAAGATCTGGGCAGTAACGAACTTATTCAGCGTCTGATGGAATACAGGCGTTTTAAGCAGGCAGCGATACAGTTGGAGCAGCGTGCTTCCGAATGGCTCGAACGATACCCGCGTCTCACTGACGACCGACCCGAAAGGGCTGGAAAATCAATTCCGGATCGAGTAAGGGGTGTTGAGATCTGGGACCTGGTCAGTGCTCTGACAAGAATTGTACGGATACCGGAGATCGCGGAACAAACCACGATTCGAATGGACGAAACCCCACTTTCCGTCCATCAGGATCGGATTCGACGTCGTCTTCAGCTGGAGAAACGTGCCGAATTCAGTTCGTTCTTTGACGGTGAAAAAAACCAGGTTCGCATCGTTGGGATCTTTCAGGCGATTCTTGAACTTATTCGTCACGAGAGATATCGCGCGGAACAGTTTGTGGATTGGGGTGAGATCTGGATTCTGGCTCCGTCCGCTACTGAAGAAGAGGACGAGAGCATCTGA
- a CDS encoding Dabb family protein has product MLSHMVYFTLKDPSSVNQQQLIDSCRHYLPGHEGIVFFAVGTLTPDLKRPVNDHDFHVTANVVFESREAHDAYQVSENHQAFIRENKESWERLRVFDADVE; this is encoded by the coding sequence GTGCTTTCACATATGGTTTATTTTACTCTGAAAGATCCGTCTTCGGTGAATCAGCAGCAGTTGATTGATTCGTGTCGGCATTATTTACCCGGACACGAGGGGATCGTGTTTTTCGCGGTGGGAACGCTCACACCGGATTTGAAACGTCCTGTCAATGACCACGATTTTCACGTGACTGCAAATGTTGTCTTCGAAAGCCGTGAAGCGCACGATGCGTATCAGGTTTCGGAAAATCACCAGGCGTTTATCAGAGAAAACAAGGAATCCTGGGAACGACTGCGCGTGTTTGACGCGGATGTGGAATAA
- a CDS encoding Gfo/Idh/MocA family oxidoreductase, which produces MFTLDRRDFLKTTAVAGAAFTTPAFGRAGISANDRIGACVVGVRGRGGSHIKGWLNDPRTEVRAIVEVDEDVAAKRASEIETKQGIRPAIYTDMRKAFENDDIDIVSSATPNHWHALSAIWAMERGKDAYIEKPVSHNIAEGAAMIAAARKYGRMCQVGTQCRSRSAIRDAVQFIADGGIGECTFARGLCYKRRKAIDALGDYAIPSNVDYNFWCGPATYTDPKNTRKRFHYDWHWQRHYGNGDLGNQGPHQTDIARWGLGIDTHPSTILTYGGRLGYQAERNDPNYVDAGDTGNTEVSIYDYGDKCIVFETRGLGVNHSDDDEINRLFQKTEGNKIGVIFYGSEGYVVQQSYSRCVVFDRDLNPIEDKKFVGGGDHFGNFLDACESRNVEDLNGDVREGHLSGGISHLGNISYYMGEQNHVAADEISGALKDVVSQDDNEATLQRTLKHLQANGVDLEKYPLSLGPKLEFDPERELFTNNSAANQYLSREYRKGFECPSAENV; this is translated from the coding sequence ATGTTTACACTCGATCGTCGTGATTTCCTCAAAACCACAGCAGTTGCAGGCGCGGCATTTACAACTCCGGCTTTCGGTAGAGCGGGAATATCGGCCAACGATAGAATTGGTGCCTGCGTGGTGGGAGTCCGAGGTCGCGGCGGAAGCCATATCAAAGGTTGGCTGAATGACCCACGTACAGAAGTTCGTGCGATTGTGGAGGTCGATGAGGATGTCGCGGCAAAACGAGCCAGTGAGATTGAGACGAAACAGGGGATTCGTCCGGCGATTTATACGGATATGCGAAAGGCGTTCGAAAATGACGACATCGATATTGTGAGTTCTGCAACGCCCAATCACTGGCATGCTCTGTCAGCAATCTGGGCCATGGAACGAGGCAAAGACGCATATATTGAAAAGCCTGTCTCCCACAACATCGCAGAGGGCGCGGCGATGATCGCAGCAGCACGAAAATACGGAAGGATGTGTCAGGTCGGAACGCAGTGCCGTTCGCGTTCAGCAATACGTGACGCAGTGCAGTTTATTGCGGATGGTGGAATTGGTGAGTGTACGTTTGCGCGTGGTCTCTGTTACAAACGTCGTAAAGCAATCGATGCTTTGGGTGATTACGCGATTCCGTCAAACGTCGATTACAACTTCTGGTGTGGACCGGCAACATACACTGACCCGAAAAACACGCGCAAACGATTTCATTATGACTGGCACTGGCAGCGACATTACGGAAATGGAGACCTGGGAAATCAGGGACCTCATCAGACTGATATCGCCCGATGGGGCCTGGGAATCGATACGCATCCGTCGACAATCCTGACTTACGGCGGTCGACTGGGTTACCAGGCAGAAAGGAATGACCCCAACTATGTTGATGCCGGTGACACGGGGAATACGGAGGTTTCCATATACGACTATGGAGATAAATGCATTGTGTTCGAAACACGCGGCCTGGGTGTCAATCATTCGGATGATGACGAAATCAACAGGTTGTTCCAGAAAACAGAAGGTAACAAGATAGGCGTTATTTTCTACGGGTCCGAAGGATACGTAGTGCAACAGTCCTACTCACGCTGTGTCGTGTTCGACAGAGACTTAAATCCAATTGAGGACAAAAAATTCGTCGGTGGCGGTGATCACTTTGGGAATTTCCTGGATGCCTGTGAAAGTCGCAATGTTGAGGATCTGAATGGTGACGTTCGGGAAGGTCACCTGTCGGGCGGCATCAGTCATCTGGGTAATATTTCATATTACATGGGTGAACAAAATCATGTGGCCGCTGATGAAATTTCTGGTGCTTTGAAAGACGTGGTCAGCCAGGACGACAACGAAGCCACGCTGCAGCGGACGCTCAAACATCTGCAGGCGAATGGTGTTGATCTGGAAAAATATCCTTTGTCACTGGGACCGAAACTGGAATTCGATCCTGAACGTGAATTGTTCACCAACAATTCTGCTGCGAATCAGTACCTGTCTCGTGAGTATCGGAAGGGATTTGAGTGTCCTTCTGCAGAGAATGTCTGA
- the lpxB gene encoding lipid-A-disaccharide synthase — protein MRIFISAGEPSGDEHAALLVRELKLRNPDLYCDGFGGPEMRKQGCRLLHEMTENAVMGFLRVVPLLAHFRRLVKHAENHLRDTRPDAVVLVDFPGFNWWIARAARRLGISVYYYLPPQLWAWAPWRIRRVRKWIDHVICTLPFEFDWYASRGVNATYVGHPFFDEVAHRKLNPETLKTLKTADTDQRVFALLPGSRSHEVEHNWPIMLEIAARVRQVHPGIKWIAGCYRKEHQLRCEELQRKSELPLTIHYETGQTSEVIEAAHACLMVSGSVSLELLARRTPGVVLYRTGRIMRFIGKRALRCRFVTLTNLMANEELMPEIISSGNPAGDIRRISKILVEWAGNADALNARRKQLEILAGNTALTGATTRTAELLLEKNQSSQTEEMAA, from the coding sequence ATGCGAATCTTTATTTCAGCCGGCGAGCCGAGTGGCGACGAGCACGCGGCACTGCTCGTGCGTGAACTGAAACTTCGTAATCCCGACTTGTACTGCGATGGATTCGGCGGTCCCGAAATGCGGAAACAGGGATGCCGTCTGCTGCATGAAATGACCGAAAATGCCGTGATGGGCTTCCTGAGAGTCGTTCCTCTGCTGGCCCATTTTCGTCGGCTGGTCAAACACGCCGAAAATCATCTCAGAGACACCCGGCCGGACGCAGTGGTACTGGTCGACTTCCCTGGTTTCAACTGGTGGATCGCCCGTGCAGCCCGCCGGCTTGGAATTTCGGTTTACTATTATCTCCCTCCCCAGTTATGGGCCTGGGCACCGTGGAGAATTCGTCGAGTGCGAAAATGGATTGACCATGTCATCTGTACTCTCCCCTTCGAATTTGACTGGTATGCCAGCCGCGGTGTGAATGCAACATACGTGGGACACCCGTTCTTCGATGAGGTCGCGCACCGAAAACTCAACCCGGAAACACTCAAAACCCTGAAAACCGCAGACACTGATCAGCGCGTCTTTGCTTTACTGCCTGGATCCAGATCACACGAAGTGGAACACAACTGGCCCATCATGCTGGAAATCGCTGCACGTGTCCGGCAGGTTCATCCCGGGATCAAATGGATTGCCGGATGCTATCGAAAAGAACATCAGTTGAGATGTGAGGAATTACAACGTAAAAGTGAATTACCACTGACCATTCATTACGAAACCGGTCAAACATCGGAAGTCATCGAAGCAGCACACGCCTGCCTGATGGTGAGTGGATCTGTGAGCCTCGAATTACTGGCACGTCGGACTCCCGGTGTCGTCCTTTATCGTACCGGAAGGATCATGCGGTTTATCGGCAAAAGGGCACTCCGATGCCGTTTCGTCACGTTGACCAATCTCATGGCGAACGAAGAACTGATGCCGGAAATAATCTCCAGTGGAAATCCAGCCGGAGATATCCGCCGCATATCAAAGATTCTGGTCGAGTGGGCTGGCAATGCAGATGCACTCAATGCCCGGCGGAAGCAACTCGAGATTCTGGCCGGCAATACCGCACTTACCGGAGCCACTACTCGTACCGCGGAACTGCTGCTTGAGAAAAATCAGAGTTCGCAGACTGAAGAGATGGCGGCCTGA
- a CDS encoding AAA family ATPase — protein MPFSVTPAAWQFYESESSDSVLPAILHTMQAAAGVAVVTGPDGVGKTVLLNHVQAILSRQGQAVVLPGISLKTTEDLYLCIRRILKSEDTESVTAGSGRWDIVERLQTSAEFWGPIALLVDDAQFLSAELFNELKFLLEQRTSSHPMCRLFLAGSHALEETLAQPAISGFAQRIRTYNFLQPLRLKESVEYIRSRIEYAGGCMTDCFDTDAVEAVVDAADGNPRCVNLLADESLLTTCRDGKHRVTRECVHKALRVLQHLPHTWNISVDQSSTPDDAVTNAPIRDTFSDGVIEFGAEPDSGCIETEHTVASVPTGIINSQETVELSGEHDTEESFDSESFEDLPPLDELVSDPRPDDLIENEPESFRSDYQQTVDSEFSVDADYVLADLESVGEPAMDIDADLDQRLIHNADAVMHAGTHNQNTVPDFNELLAGFSRWSPPGRWPAVWNEGDELVRYWARLESSDRKTREFHSIVSEQPAQSSQVQKYEINIPPCEVPLPLWPPQPSGIGPVNPVPVNGPPESTPIKAVDFENTAEPTFPGSLTTVQESCAPQINAAENCQHLLNHLTNQDISAGDHESDATANVTETDVIPLRLAGTCVDSQQETEADESFREKTAIGAPVWTEQVEPNRVTERLERQTNPDHRLEVSDDTMSSPAGDTDFSAGESVLAAAPPEQNHSSEHLVPQCAEEDPASPTLELVRPKLTNRAQQVVTARPLKKAAGAENYVLYEDESLTFSLTPRDEPDKSGEDKPDVFNMRLQEFRTLFTRIRSQQQ, from the coding sequence ATGCCATTCTCCGTCACCCCGGCGGCGTGGCAATTTTATGAATCGGAATCATCCGACTCTGTGCTTCCCGCGATTCTGCACACGATGCAGGCGGCAGCAGGTGTAGCTGTGGTCACCGGTCCCGACGGCGTCGGCAAAACGGTGCTTCTTAACCATGTTCAGGCAATACTCAGCCGACAGGGACAGGCGGTTGTCCTTCCCGGAATCTCATTAAAAACTACAGAGGATCTGTATCTGTGCATCCGACGAATCCTGAAATCCGAGGATACTGAATCTGTGACCGCGGGCTCCGGCCGCTGGGACATCGTCGAACGACTGCAGACATCCGCAGAGTTTTGGGGGCCCATCGCACTGCTGGTTGATGATGCACAATTCCTGTCCGCCGAACTGTTTAACGAACTGAAATTCCTGCTGGAACAACGTACAAGCTCACATCCGATGTGTCGTCTGTTTCTCGCGGGTTCACATGCACTTGAAGAAACCCTGGCCCAGCCCGCGATTTCGGGATTCGCTCAGCGGATTCGAACATACAATTTTCTTCAGCCCCTGCGTTTAAAGGAATCCGTGGAGTACATCAGGAGTCGGATCGAATACGCAGGCGGTTGTATGACCGACTGTTTTGACACCGATGCCGTCGAAGCGGTTGTTGATGCGGCCGATGGAAATCCACGGTGCGTGAACCTGCTGGCCGATGAATCACTGCTCACCACCTGTCGCGATGGAAAACATCGAGTCACACGAGAATGCGTTCATAAAGCACTCCGAGTTCTGCAGCATCTGCCGCATACCTGGAACATCTCGGTCGATCAATCATCCACTCCGGATGATGCTGTAACAAACGCTCCGATCCGCGATACATTTTCGGACGGTGTGATCGAGTTCGGGGCCGAACCGGATTCGGGATGCATTGAAACAGAACACACAGTTGCATCAGTACCGACGGGAATCATCAATTCGCAGGAAACCGTTGAGCTGTCCGGTGAACATGATACGGAAGAATCGTTTGACAGTGAATCATTTGAGGATCTGCCTCCGCTGGATGAACTGGTATCCGATCCGCGACCGGACGATCTGATAGAAAACGAACCGGAAAGTTTCCGGTCTGACTATCAGCAGACCGTCGACAGTGAATTCAGCGTTGACGCCGACTATGTACTCGCTGACCTCGAATCCGTGGGCGAACCGGCCATGGATATCGATGCAGACCTTGATCAGCGTCTGATTCATAACGCCGATGCCGTGATGCACGCCGGTACACATAATCAAAATACAGTTCCGGACTTCAACGAACTTCTGGCCGGTTTCAGCAGATGGTCACCGCCCGGACGCTGGCCGGCTGTCTGGAATGAGGGCGACGAACTGGTCCGGTACTGGGCACGTCTGGAATCATCTGATCGAAAAACCCGGGAATTTCACAGCATTGTCAGCGAACAGCCCGCACAGTCGTCTCAGGTGCAGAAGTACGAAATCAACATTCCTCCCTGCGAAGTGCCTCTGCCCTTATGGCCGCCGCAGCCGTCCGGTATTGGTCCGGTCAACCCCGTTCCTGTCAACGGACCGCCGGAATCCACGCCAATTAAAGCGGTTGATTTTGAAAACACTGCGGAACCCACATTTCCTGGCAGTTTAACGACAGTCCAGGAATCCTGTGCTCCGCAAATCAATGCCGCAGAAAATTGTCAGCATTTACTGAACCATCTCACAAATCAGGACATTTCTGCCGGTGATCATGAATCGGACGCCACCGCCAACGTGACAGAAACTGATGTGATTCCGCTGAGACTCGCCGGAACCTGTGTCGATTCGCAACAGGAAACTGAAGCCGATGAATCGTTCAGGGAAAAGACTGCGATCGGCGCACCTGTGTGGACAGAACAGGTCGAACCAAATCGTGTCACTGAACGACTGGAACGACAGACCAATCCGGATCACAGACTTGAGGTCTCTGATGATACGATGTCTTCCCCTGCCGGGGACACCGATTTTTCTGCCGGCGAATCAGTCCTTGCTGCAGCCCCCCCCGAACAGAATCATTCATCAGAACATCTCGTTCCCCAATGTGCCGAAGAGGATCCTGCCAGTCCGACACTCGAACTGGTTCGACCAAAGTTGACAAATCGGGCACAACAGGTAGTCACGGCCCGTCCACTCAAAAAGGCAGCCGGTGCAGAAAACTATGTTCTGTATGAAGATGAATCTCTCACGTTTTCTTTGACGCCTCGGGACGAACCGGATAAATCTGGAGAGGACAAACCAGACGTTTTTAACATGCGGCTCCAGGAATTTCGCACCTTATTCACAAGAATACGCAGCCAGCAGCAGTAG
- a CDS encoding NAD-dependent epimerase/dehydratase family protein, with protein sequence MQALVTGGGGFLGRYVVEQLLGAGHKVRVFCRGRYDALSRQGVQVVQGDIRDAAAVTAVCEDMDAVFHIAAIPGIWGRWETYRSINLMGTQNVIQACRHAGVSRLIYTSSPSVVFDGNDHRDADESLPYPKIWTCHYPHSKALAEQAVMRANADGLRTTSLRPHLIWGPRDNHLIPRLIRKAKTGRLRRVGAGKNVVSVSYVENVAAAHLQVERSLRNSTCAAGKSYFINEPEAVNLWNWIDELLEFAGLPPIQKSISAAAAYRIGHSMELLWRLLPGEPPLTRFVASQLTSSHSYSIQAAVRDFGYSPVCTMQEGMHKLRTELAQLH encoded by the coding sequence ATGCAGGCACTGGTCACAGGTGGTGGAGGATTTCTTGGACGTTATGTGGTTGAACAGCTACTGGGTGCCGGTCACAAGGTGCGGGTCTTTTGTCGAGGCCGTTACGATGCGTTGAGCCGTCAAGGCGTACAGGTCGTCCAGGGGGATATTCGTGATGCAGCTGCTGTGACTGCTGTTTGCGAGGACATGGATGCCGTGTTCCACATCGCCGCAATTCCCGGAATCTGGGGCCGCTGGGAAACGTATCGCTCCATCAACCTGATGGGTACCCAGAACGTGATACAGGCATGCCGACATGCCGGTGTCAGCCGTCTGATTTATACGAGTTCCCCCAGTGTTGTGTTTGATGGAAATGACCATCGGGATGCAGATGAATCACTGCCGTACCCGAAGATATGGACCTGTCACTATCCTCATTCAAAGGCGCTGGCTGAACAGGCTGTGATGCGGGCCAATGCCGACGGACTTCGAACCACATCGTTGCGTCCCCATCTGATCTGGGGACCTCGTGACAATCATCTGATCCCGCGACTGATTCGTAAGGCAAAAACGGGACGATTACGACGTGTCGGTGCCGGGAAGAATGTGGTTTCGGTCAGCTATGTGGAAAATGTAGCTGCGGCACATCTGCAGGTAGAACGTTCTCTCAGGAACTCAACCTGTGCAGCCGGAAAATCATATTTCATCAACGAACCTGAAGCAGTTAATCTGTGGAACTGGATTGACGAACTTCTGGAATTTGCTGGGTTACCGCCGATTCAGAAATCGATATCCGCGGCGGCGGCCTATCGAATAGGTCACTCGATGGAGCTGCTGTGGAGATTGTTGCCGGGAGAGCCTCCGCTGACACGTTTCGTTGCATCTCAGCTCACCAGTTCACACAGTTACAGTATCCAGGCAGCCGTGAGGGACTTCGGGTATTCGCCGGTCTGCACAATGCAGGAAGGTATGCATAAACTGAGGACCGAACTGGCGCAGTTGCATTGA
- a CDS encoding PLP-dependent aspartate aminotransferase family protein: protein MRFQTKAVHTGVHKDQQYNSVITPIYPSSTFYWNNLEETSGYDYTRSGNPTRDALQENLAALEGGAGCVATCTGMAAVHCAMSLFGPDDHLIVPADVYGGTFRLISRFLVEKGMTFTFLDMTDLDSVRSAVTSKTRGIWIETPSNPMMKVIDLSAVAQIGRQSGLLTLCDNTFLSPYLQRPFEFGIDIVVHSTTKYINGHSDVVGGAVIAKEDKLAERISWICNAAGMGCSPFDAWLVLRGVKTLGCRMEAQERGARKIAEWLEAHPAVERVYYPGLASHPQHALASRQQDGFGAMLSFDVKQGRSVAERVCMETKLFDVGVSLGGIESLISFPVTMSHASMSEEGRTAAGITDSTVRISVGLEDPEDLISDLRQAFESS from the coding sequence ATGCGTTTTCAGACAAAAGCTGTGCATACAGGTGTTCACAAGGACCAGCAGTACAACAGCGTCATTACACCGATCTATCCCAGTTCGACGTTCTACTGGAACAATCTGGAGGAAACCTCCGGTTATGATTACACGCGATCGGGGAATCCGACTCGAGATGCGCTGCAGGAAAATCTGGCTGCTCTGGAAGGCGGCGCCGGATGTGTGGCCACCTGTACGGGAATGGCAGCCGTCCACTGTGCAATGTCACTGTTCGGACCGGATGATCATCTGATTGTTCCTGCAGATGTTTACGGGGGTACGTTCCGACTGATCAGTCGGTTTCTGGTCGAAAAAGGAATGACGTTTACGTTTTTGGATATGACGGACCTGGATTCGGTTCGCAGCGCGGTGACTTCGAAAACGCGAGGGATCTGGATCGAGACTCCCAGCAATCCCATGATGAAGGTCATTGATCTGTCAGCGGTGGCACAGATCGGTCGTCAGTCCGGTCTGCTCACACTGTGCGACAACACCTTTTTGTCTCCCTATCTGCAACGTCCGTTTGAGTTTGGTATTGACATCGTGGTCCACTCAACGACCAAGTACATCAACGGACATTCGGATGTGGTCGGAGGAGCAGTGATCGCGAAAGAGGACAAGCTGGCGGAACGTATCAGCTGGATCTGTAATGCGGCGGGCATGGGCTGCTCTCCATTCGATGCCTGGCTGGTTCTGAGAGGGGTTAAAACACTGGGCTGCCGCATGGAAGCTCAGGAGCGCGGAGCACGCAAAATTGCCGAGTGGCTGGAAGCACATCCTGCGGTTGAAAGAGTTTACTATCCGGGTCTGGCGTCGCATCCTCAGCATGCGCTTGCCAGCCGGCAGCAGGATGGATTCGGAGCCATGCTTAGTTTCGACGTCAAACAGGGACGGTCGGTTGCCGAACGTGTCTGTATGGAGACGAAGCTGTTTGACGTAGGTGTGTCACTCGGGGGTATCGAAAGTCTCATTAGTTTTCCGGTCACGATGAGTCATGCATCGATGTCGGAGGAAGGACGAACGGCTGCGGGAATCACTGACAGCACTGTCCGGATTTCTGTGGGCCTGGAGGATCCTGAGGATCTGATTTCTGATTTGCGACAGGCATTCGAAAGTTCATAG